The genome window TCGTCACGCAGATGAGCACCCGGCGCGCGGTGGCGACTTCGCTGCTCGTTATTGCGCTGGTCGGCGCCGCGGGGGTTGCGGCGAGCTGGTGGCAGGAGCACGCGGTGGCGTGGGAGGTGGCGGGCCTGTTCGCGCTGGGCGGACTCGTAGGCATGGGACTGGGTCGGCTGCTTGTGGCGCGGCTGGCGGGCGCGGTGCTGCAGCGCGTGTTCGCGGCATCCATGGCGATTGTGGGTGGGTTTATGCTCTTAACGCAATTCATCTGAGGAGTGACCCATCATGATTTTCCGACAACGGTTCGATGCCACCTCCAGTATGACCGCGGATTTTGAACCGCTTCCCGGCGGGCTTCCTGTGCCTCGCGACGACGGCGCCGCGAAGCACCTTACGGGGC of Gammaproteobacteria bacterium contains these proteins:
- a CDS encoding TSUP family transporter → MLSGFFGVGGGFLIVPALLLVTQMSTRRAVATSLLVIALVGAAGVAASWWQEHAVAWEVAGLFALGGLVGMGLGRLLVARLAGAVLQRVFAASMAIVGGFMLLTQFI